In one window of Qipengyuania profundimaris DNA:
- the rplO gene encoding 50S ribosomal protein L15: protein MKLNEIRDNPGARKDRIRVGRGIGSGKGKTGGRGQKGQKSRSGVAIKGFEGGQMPLHMRLPKRGFNNPFGKDYAEVNLGMVQKFIDAKKLDAKKDIDHAALKAAGLARGGKDGVRLLGKGELKAKAKFVVAGASKGAIEAVEKAGGSVEVIAKAQPEAEKKAARTEANKAKKAK, encoded by the coding sequence ATCAAGCTGAACGAAATCCGCGACAATCCCGGCGCACGCAAGGACCGCATCCGTGTCGGTCGCGGCATCGGCTCGGGCAAGGGTAAGACCGGCGGTCGTGGCCAGAAGGGCCAGAAGAGCCGTTCGGGTGTCGCCATCAAGGGCTTCGAAGGCGGCCAGATGCCGCTGCACATGCGCCTGCCGAAGCGCGGCTTCAACAATCCGTTCGGCAAGGACTACGCCGAAGTGAACCTGGGCATGGTCCAGAAGTTCATCGATGCGAAGAAGCTCGACGCCAAGAAGGACATCGACCACGCAGCGCTCAAGGCCGCCGGCCTCGCACGCGGCGGCAAGGACGGTGTCCGCCTGCTTGGTAAGGGCGAACTGAAGGCCAAGGCCAAGTTCGTGGTCGCCGGTGCCTCCAAGGGCGCGATCGAAGCGGTCGAGAAGGCCGGCGGATCGGTCGAAGTGATCGCCAAGGCCCAGCCTGAAGCCGAAAAGAAGGCTGCGCGCACCGAAGCCAACAAGGCCAAGAAGGCCAAGTGA
- the rpmD gene encoding 50S ribosomal protein L30: MAKNNTITLKQVGSPLRRPEVQRKILIGLGLNKMHKTVTRQDTPEVRGAIAKIPHLVEIVE, encoded by the coding sequence ATGGCGAAGAACAACACCATCACGCTGAAGCAGGTCGGTTCGCCCCTGCGTCGGCCGGAAGTACAGCGCAAGATCCTGATCGGTCTCGGGCTGAACAAGATGCACAAGACGGTCACCCGCCAGGACACCCCAGAGGTGCGTGGCGCGATCGCCAAGATCCCGCATCTGGTCGAAATCGTCGAGTAA
- the rpsE gene encoding 30S ribosomal protein S5, translating into MMADENKTPETEATPEQAPGVPETPEVAKAKADAGVVEAETQNAVTNEEPAVADTPSEAAANQSPAQGAEGQPRERQGRGGRDNRGGNDRGRGRGGRDNRRGGRREEEDDGIIEKLVHINRVSKTVKGGKRFGFAALVVVGDGQGRVGFGKGKAREVPEAISKATAAARKHMIRVALKEGRTLHHDGKGRFGAGKVTVRTAPPGTGIIAGGPMRAVFESLGVADVVTKSVGTSNPYNMIRATFDALQDQTSPKSVAQRRGKKVADLLGRGGASEAEAEADAAAIAE; encoded by the coding sequence ATGATGGCTGACGAAAACAAGACCCCCGAAACCGAAGCGACGCCCGAACAGGCTCCCGGCGTTCCCGAAACGCCCGAAGTCGCGAAGGCCAAGGCCGATGCCGGCGTCGTCGAAGCGGAAACGCAGAACGCCGTGACCAACGAGGAACCGGCTGTTGCCGATACGCCGTCGGAAGCTGCCGCCAACCAGAGCCCCGCACAGGGCGCCGAAGGTCAGCCGCGCGAACGTCAGGGCCGTGGCGGTCGCGACAATCGCGGCGGCAACGATCGTGGCCGTGGCCGCGGTGGCCGCGACAATCGTCGTGGCGGACGCCGCGAGGAAGAAGACGACGGCATCATCGAGAAGCTGGTTCACATCAACCGCGTCTCGAAGACGGTCAAGGGCGGTAAGCGCTTCGGCTTTGCTGCGCTCGTCGTGGTTGGCGACGGCCAGGGCCGCGTCGGCTTCGGCAAGGGCAAGGCCCGCGAAGTGCCCGAGGCGATCAGCAAGGCGACTGCCGCTGCGCGCAAGCACATGATCCGCGTCGCACTCAAGGAAGGTCGCACGCTGCACCACGACGGCAAAGGCCGTTTCGGTGCCGGCAAGGTGACCGTCCGCACCGCGCCTCCGGGGACCGGCATCATCGCCGGTGGTCCGATGCGTGCCGTGTTCGAAAGCCTCGGCGTGGCCGACGTGGTGACCAAGTCGGTCGGCACGTCGAACCCCTACAACATGATCCGCGCCACTTTCGACGCGCTGCAGGACCAGACTTCGCCGAAGTCGGTTGCGCAGCGTCGCGGCAAGAAGGTCGCCGACCTTCTCGGCCGGGGTGGTGCATCGGAGGCCGAGGCTGAAGCCGACGCCGCCGCTATTGCGGAGTAA
- the rplR gene encoding 50S ribosomal protein L18, whose protein sequence is MAKLSLFERRRRRVRTALRSVSGGKPRLSVHRTGKHIYAQVIDDAAGKTLAAASTLGVKGSGANVDAAKQVGSDIAAAAKKAGVTNVVFDRGGFLFHGRVKALADAAREGGLEF, encoded by the coding sequence ATGGCAAAGCTCTCTCTCTTTGAACGCCGCCGCCGCCGCGTGCGCACTGCGCTCCGCAGCGTGTCGGGTGGCAAGCCGCGCCTTTCGGTCCACCGCACCGGCAAGCACATCTACGCGCAGGTCATCGACGATGCGGCGGGCAAGACGCTCGCTGCGGCCTCGACGCTCGGCGTGAAGGGCTCGGGCGCGAATGTCGATGCCGCCAAGCAGGTCGGTAGCGACATCGCCGCCGCTGCCAAGAAGGCCGGTGTCACCAACGTCGTGTTCGATCGCGGCGGGTTCCTTTTCCACGGTCGCGTCAAGGCGCTGGCCGACGCCGCCCGCGAAGGCGGGCTGGAGTTCTGA
- the rplF gene encoding 50S ribosomal protein L6, with protein sequence MSRIGKRPVAIPSGVTANIEGDTLSVKGPKGTLSMGMSDLIEYKLEDGEISVKPANDTRDARNHWGMQRTLVSNLVEGVTEGFSKVLEITGVGYRAQAQGKKLKLQLGYSHDVDLDVPEGLEVKTPDQTTVEISGIDKQAVGQFAAEIRRWRKPEPYKGKGIKYRGEYIFRKEGKKK encoded by the coding sequence ATGAGCCGCATCGGCAAGAGGCCGGTAGCGATCCCGAGCGGGGTCACTGCCAATATCGAAGGCGACACGCTGAGCGTGAAGGGACCCAAGGGCACCCTTTCCATGGGCATGTCCGACCTGATCGAGTACAAGCTGGAAGACGGCGAGATCTCGGTCAAGCCGGCCAACGACACTCGCGATGCTCGTAATCATTGGGGCATGCAGCGCACGCTGGTTTCCAATCTGGTGGAAGGTGTCACCGAGGGCTTTTCCAAGGTCCTCGAGATCACCGGCGTCGGCTATCGTGCGCAGGCACAGGGCAAGAAGCTCAAGCTTCAGCTCGGCTATTCGCACGACGTCGATCTCGACGTTCCCGAGGGTCTGGAAGTGAAGACCCCGGACCAGACCACCGTGGAGATTTCCGGCATCGACAAGCAGGCCGTGGGCCAGTTTGCCGCCGAAATCCGCCGCTGGCGCAAGCCCGAGCCTTACAAGGGCAAGGGCATCAAGTACCGCGGCGAGTACATCTTCCGCAAGGAAGGGAAGAAGAAGTAA
- the rpsH gene encoding 30S ribosomal protein S8, with translation MAMTDPLGDMLTRIRNGQRAKKDSVLSPASKLRANVLEVLQREGYIRGYSDDASGKHPQLRIELKYFEGEPAIKHVARVSKPGRRVYSGSKELPVVRNGLGITIVSTPKGVLSDAEARADNVGGEVLAEVF, from the coding sequence ATGGCTATGACCGATCCCCTGGGTGACATGCTCACCCGCATCCGCAACGGCCAGCGCGCGAAGAAGGACAGCGTCCTTTCGCCCGCCAGCAAGCTGCGTGCAAACGTTCTCGAAGTGCTCCAGCGCGAAGGCTACATCCGTGGCTACAGCGACGACGCTTCGGGCAAGCACCCGCAACTGCGGATCGAACTGAAATATTTCGAGGGCGAACCTGCGATCAAGCATGTCGCTCGCGTCTCCAAGCCTGGCCGCCGCGTCTACTCGGGTTCCAAGGAACTCCCGGTGGTGCGCAACGGCCTCGGCATCACCATCGTCTCGACGCCGAAGGGCGTGCTTTCCGATGCGGAAGCCCGTGCTGACAACGTCGGCGGCGAAGTGCTGGCGGAGGTGTTCTGA
- the rpsN gene encoding 30S ribosomal protein S14, whose translation MAKLSSINKNERRKKLVKQYADKYAKLKAIADDESLDETERLMARLKMAEIPRNANPTRVRNRCSTTGRPRGYYRKFGLNRIELRDLGNKGLIPGLTKSSW comes from the coding sequence ATGGCGAAACTGAGTTCGATCAACAAGAACGAGCGTCGCAAGAAGCTCGTCAAGCAGTATGCGGACAAGTACGCGAAGCTGAAGGCTATCGCGGACGATGAAAGCCTCGACGAGACCGAGCGCCTGATGGCCCGGCTCAAGATGGCGGAGATCCCGCGCAATGCGAACCCGACCCGGGTGCGCAACCGCTGCTCCACCACCGGCCGCCCGCGCGGCTACTACCGCAAGTTCGGCCTCAACCGCATCGAACTGCGTGACCTCGGCAACAAGGGCCTGATTCCGGGCCTGACCAAGTCGAGCTGGTGA
- the rplE gene encoding 50S ribosomal protein L5: MADYTPRMKQKFEDQIVKAMTEKFGYKNRLEVPKLEKITLNMGVGEASQDKKKVQTAAEEMALIAGQKPVITKAKKSIAQFKLREGMPIGAKVTLRRDRMYEFLDRLVTVAMPRIRDFRGLNPKSFDGRGNYAMGLKEQIVFPEISYDKIEKVRGMDIIVTTTAKTDDEARELLKLFGFPFPAEKSEEKEAA; the protein is encoded by the coding sequence ATGGCTGATTATACCCCCCGCATGAAGCAGAAGTTCGAAGACCAGATCGTCAAGGCGATGACCGAGAAGTTCGGTTATAAGAATCGCCTTGAAGTTCCGAAGCTCGAAAAGATCACGCTCAACATGGGTGTGGGCGAAGCGAGCCAGGACAAGAAGAAGGTCCAGACCGCTGCCGAAGAAATGGCGCTGATTGCCGGCCAGAAGCCGGTCATCACCAAGGCGAAGAAGTCGATCGCGCAGTTCAAACTGCGAGAAGGCATGCCGATCGGTGCGAAGGTTACCCTACGCCGCGATCGCATGTACGAATTTCTCGACCGCCTGGTCACTGTCGCAATGCCGCGCATTCGCGACTTCCGTGGCCTCAACCCGAAGTCGTTCGACGGCCGTGGCAACTACGCCATGGGCCTGAAGGAACAGATCGTCTTCCCCGAAATCTCCTACGACAAGATCGAGAAGGTCCGGGGTATGGACATCATTGTCACCACGACGGCGAAGACCGACGACGAAGCTCGCGAGCTTCTGAAGCTGTTCGGTTTCCCGTTCCCGGCTGAAAAGTCGGAAGAGAAGGAGGCGGCGTGA
- the rplX gene encoding 50S ribosomal protein L24 produces the protein MASAKIKKGDSVVVLSGKDKGKTGTVAKVMPKEGKIVVEGVNVAARHRKPTQQNPQGGIDRFEAPMPISKVAVADPKDGKPTRVRFEEKDGKKVRVAVKSGETIDG, from the coding sequence ATGGCTTCCGCAAAGATCAAGAAGGGTGACAGCGTCGTCGTCCTGTCCGGCAAGGACAAGGGCAAGACCGGCACCGTCGCGAAGGTCATGCCGAAGGAAGGCAAGATCGTCGTCGAGGGTGTCAACGTGGCAGCGCGTCACCGCAAGCCGACGCAGCAGAACCCGCAGGGCGGTATCGATCGCTTCGAAGCGCCGATGCCGATCAGCAAGGTTGCTGTTGCAGATCCGAAGGATGGCAAGCCCACCCGCGTCCGTTTCGAAGAGAAGGACGGCAAGAAGGTGCGTGTTGCCGTGAAGAGTGGGGAGACCATCGATGGCTGA
- the rplN gene encoding 50S ribosomal protein L14 translates to MIQMQSNLDVADNSGAKRVQCIKVLGGSKRRTASVGDVIVVSVKEAQPRTKVKKGDVHRAVIVRTKKDVRRPDGSVIRFDSNAAVLVNKSEEPIGTRIFGPVVRELRGRGFMKIISLAPEVL, encoded by the coding sequence ATGATCCAGATGCAATCCAATCTCGACGTCGCGGACAACAGCGGCGCCAAGCGCGTCCAGTGCATCAAGGTACTGGGCGGCTCGAAGCGCCGCACTGCGTCCGTGGGCGACGTGATCGTGGTTTCCGTAAAGGAAGCCCAGCCGCGCACCAAGGTGAAGAAGGGCGATGTCCATCGCGCCGTCATCGTGCGTACGAAGAAGGACGTCCGCCGCCCCGATGGCAGCGTGATCCGCTTCGACAGCAATGCCGCAGTGCTCGTGAACAAGAGCGAAGAGCCGATCGGCACCCGTATCTTCGGCCCGGTGGTTCGTGAACTGCGCGGCCGCGGCTTCATGAAGATCATCAGCCTAGCTCCGGAGGTGCTGTAA
- the rpsQ gene encoding 30S ribosomal protein S17 — protein MPKRILIGTVTSDKTDKTVTVLVERKVKHPLYGKIIRRSKKYHAHDENNEYTLGDVVRIEETKPISKTKTWMVKDRVTAGGTQAVEADLEVEAASN, from the coding sequence ATGCCCAAGCGTATTCTGATCGGGACCGTCACCTCCGACAAGACCGACAAGACCGTGACCGTGCTCGTCGAGCGCAAGGTGAAGCACCCGCTCTACGGGAAGATCATCCGTCGCTCGAAGAAGTACCATGCCCACGACGAGAACAACGAGTACACGCTCGGTGATGTCGTGCGCATCGAAGAAACCAAGCCGATCTCGAAGACCAAGACCTGGATGGTCAAGGACCGCGTGACGGCAGGTGGCACCCAGGCTGTCGAGGCCGACCTCGAAGTCGAAGCCGCCAGCAACTGA
- the rpmC gene encoding 50S ribosomal protein L29 yields the protein MAKTEDLRQKSDDQLSEELTNLKREQFNLRFQAATNQLEAPARIREVRRTIAKIKTLQNERSRSAEAKA from the coding sequence ATGGCCAAGACCGAAGACCTGCGCCAGAAGTCGGACGACCAGCTGTCCGAAGAGCTGACCAACCTGAAGCGCGAGCAGTTCAACCTGCGTTTCCAGGCTGCGACCAACCAGCTCGAAGCCCCGGCGCGCATCCGCGAAGTCCGTCGCACGATCGCCAAGATCAAGACGCTGCAGAACGAGCGTTCGCGCTCGGCTGAAGCGAAGGCGTAA
- the rplP gene encoding 50S ribosomal protein L16, translated as MLQPKKTKYRKAFKGKIHGNAKGGTTLNFGSYGLKALEPERITARQIEAARRAITRHIKRQGRLWIRVFPDVPVSKKPAEVRQGKGKGSVEYWAARVKPGRILFELDGVAGPLAAEAFSRAAMKLPIKTKVVARLGDESHLGGE; from the coding sequence ATGCTGCAACCGAAGAAAACCAAGTACCGCAAGGCGTTCAAGGGCAAGATCCATGGCAACGCCAAGGGCGGCACCACACTGAACTTCGGGTCCTATGGCCTGAAGGCGCTGGAGCCCGAGCGGATTACCGCTCGCCAGATCGAAGCGGCTCGCCGCGCGATCACGCGCCACATCAAGCGTCAGGGCCGTCTCTGGATCCGCGTCTTCCCGGATGTGCCGGTATCGAAGAAGCCTGCCGAAGTCCGTCAGGGTAAGGGCAAGGGTTCGGTCGAATACTGGGCTGCCCGTGTGAAGCCGGGCCGCATCCTGTTCGAACTGGACGGCGTCGCCGGCCCGCTGGCCGCCGAAGCGTTCAGCCGTGCGGCGATGAAGCTGCCGATCAAGACCAAGGTCGTTGCCCGCTTGGGCGATGAATCTCACCTGGGAGGCGAATGA
- the rpsC gene encoding 30S ribosomal protein S3 translates to MGQKSNPIGLRLQINRTWDSRWYAEGRDYAKLLSEDIEIRKFILENAAQAAISKVVIERPAKLCRISIYAARPGVIIGKKGADIEKLRTKLSQMTESEVKLNIVEIRKPEIDAKLVAQGIADQLIRRVAFRRAMKRAVQSALRLGAEGIKIVCGGRLGGAEIARVEWYREGRVPLHTLRANVDYAEAEALTAYGIIGIKCWIFKGEILAHDPTAQDRLMMEAQTSGVRPAR, encoded by the coding sequence ATGGGCCAGAAGAGCAATCCGATCGGTCTGCGCCTGCAGATCAACCGCACCTGGGACAGCCGCTGGTACGCCGAAGGGCGCGACTATGCCAAGCTGCTCAGCGAGGACATCGAAATCCGCAAGTTCATCCTCGAGAACGCTGCCCAGGCCGCGATCTCGAAGGTGGTCATCGAGCGTCCGGCCAAGCTGTGCCGCATCTCGATCTACGCAGCCCGTCCCGGTGTGATCATCGGCAAGAAGGGCGCGGACATCGAGAAGCTGCGCACCAAGCTGTCGCAGATGACCGAAAGCGAAGTGAAGCTGAACATCGTCGAGATCCGCAAGCCGGAAATCGATGCCAAGCTCGTCGCCCAGGGCATCGCCGACCAGCTGATCCGCCGCGTCGCCTTCCGTCGCGCCATGAAGCGCGCCGTGCAGTCGGCACTCCGCCTCGGCGCGGAAGGCATCAAGATCGTCTGCGGCGGCCGTCTCGGTGGTGCTGAAATCGCTCGTGTGGAATGGTATCGCGAAGGTCGCGTGCCGCTGCACACGCTGCGCGCCAACGTCGACTATGCGGAAGCCGAAGCGCTTACCGCCTACGGGATCATCGGCATCAAGTGCTGGATCTTCAAGGGCGAGATTCTGGCGCACGACCCGACCGCTCAGGACCGCCTGATGATGGAAGCCCAGACCTCTGGCGTCCGTCCGGCGCGCTGA
- the rplV gene encoding 50S ribosomal protein L22: protein MSKQKAPRRVADNEALAVGTTIRGSAQKLNLVAELIRGKKAEEALNILAFSKKAMAKDATKVLASAIANAENNHNLDVDALVVAEASVGKSITMKRFHTRGRGKSTRILKPFSRLRIVVREQEEA from the coding sequence ATGAGCAAGCAGAAAGCTCCGCGCCGCGTCGCCGATAACGAGGCCCTGGCTGTGGGTACCACGATCCGTGGTTCGGCCCAGAAGCTCAACCTCGTTGCCGAACTGATCCGCGGCAAGAAGGCCGAAGAGGCCCTCAACATCCTCGCCTTCTCCAAGAAGGCCATGGCGAAGGATGCCACGAAGGTGCTCGCTTCGGCGATCGCCAATGCGGAAAACAACCACAACCTCGATGTCGACGCACTGGTCGTTGCCGAGGCTTCGGTGGGCAAGTCGATCACCATGAAGCGCTTCCATACGCGCGGTCGTGGCAAATCGACGCGCATCCTGAAGCCGTTCAGCCGCCTGCGCATCGTCGTCCGCGAGCAGGAAGAGGCGTAA
- the rpsS gene encoding 30S ribosomal protein S19 — translation MARSVWKGPFVELSLLKKAQEAQDVSNAKPIKTWSRRSTILPDFVGLTFNVYNGHKFIPVSVSEEMVGHKLGEFAPTRTFPGHAADKKGKR, via the coding sequence ATGGCACGTTCCGTCTGGAAAGGTCCGTTCGTCGAACTCAGCCTTCTGAAGAAGGCTCAGGAAGCTCAGGATGTAAGCAATGCGAAGCCGATCAAGACCTGGTCGCGTCGCTCTACCATCCTGCCCGACTTCGTCGGCCTGACGTTCAACGTCTACAACGGTCACAAGTTCATCCCGGTCTCCGTCTCGGAAGAGATGGTCGGCCACAAGCTCGGCGAATTCGCGCCCACCCGGACCTTCCCGGGTCACGCCGCCGACAAGAAGGGTAAGCGCTGA
- the rplB gene encoding 50S ribosomal protein L2: MALKNYKPTSPGRRGLILVDKSGLYKGKPVKSLVEGKRKTGGRNNKGHVTSRGMAGGHKQKYRYVDFKRRKWGVEGTVERLEYDPNRTAFIALVKYDDGELAYILAPQRLAVGDKVIAAEKADTKPGNAMLLGQMPVGTICHNVEMKPGKGGQIARAAGSYVQLVGRDRGMVIVRLNSGEQRYLRADCMGTVGAVSNPDNQNQNLGKAGRRRWMGIKPLTRGVAKNPVDHPHGGGEGRTSGGRHPVTPWGKPTKGARTRKNKQTDKMIIRSRHAKKKR, encoded by the coding sequence ATGGCACTCAAGAACTACAAACCCACGAGCCCGGGCCGTCGCGGCCTGATCCTCGTCGACAAGTCGGGCCTCTACAAGGGCAAGCCGGTCAAGTCGCTCGTCGAAGGCAAGCGCAAGACCGGTGGCCGCAACAACAAGGGCCACGTCACTTCGCGCGGCATGGCCGGCGGTCACAAGCAGAAGTACCGCTACGTCGACTTCAAGCGTCGCAAGTGGGGTGTCGAAGGCACCGTCGAGCGGCTCGAATACGACCCGAACCGCACGGCGTTCATCGCGCTCGTCAAGTATGACGATGGCGAACTGGCCTATATCCTCGCTCCGCAGCGTCTGGCTGTCGGCGACAAGGTGATCGCGGCCGAGAAGGCCGACACCAAGCCCGGCAACGCCATGCTGCTCGGCCAGATGCCGGTCGGCACGATTTGCCACAACGTGGAAATGAAGCCGGGCAAGGGCGGCCAGATTGCCCGCGCTGCAGGCTCCTACGTCCAGCTCGTCGGTCGCGACCGCGGCATGGTCATCGTGCGGCTCAATAGCGGCGAGCAGCGTTACCTGCGCGCCGACTGCATGGGTACCGTCGGTGCCGTGTCGAACCCGGACAACCAGAACCAGAACCTGGGCAAGGCCGGTCGTCGTCGCTGGATGGGCATCAAGCCGCTGACGCGCGGTGTCGCCAAGAACCCGGTCGACCACCCGCACGGCGGTGGTGAAGGCCGCACCAGCGGTGGCCGTCACCCGGTCACTCCGTGGGGCAAGCCGACCAAGGGCGCCCGTACCCGCAAGAACAAGCAGACGGACAAGATGATCATCCGTTCGCGGCACGCGAAGAAGAAGAGGTAA
- a CDS encoding 50S ribosomal protein L23, with the protein MAKKQEVAARHYDVVLAPHITEKSTLASEHNAVVFKVANDATKPQIKEAVEAIFDVSVTGVNTINVKGKTKRWKGKPYKRNDLKKAVVTLKDGDSIDVTSGI; encoded by the coding sequence ATGGCTAAGAAGCAGGAAGTAGCCGCACGTCACTACGACGTCGTGCTTGCACCGCACATTACCGAAAAGTCGACGCTGGCTTCCGAGCACAATGCCGTCGTCTTCAAGGTAGCGAACGATGCCACCAAGCCGCAGATCAAGGAAGCCGTCGAGGCGATCTTCGATGTCAGCGTCACCGGCGTCAACACGATCAACGTGAAGGGCAAGACCAAGCGCTGGAAGGGCAAGCCCTACAAGCGCAACGACCTGAAGAAGGCCGTGGTCACCCTGAAGGACGGCGATTCCATCGACGTCACCAGCGGTATCTGA
- the rplD gene encoding 50S ribosomal protein L4 has protein sequence MKVKVQKIDGKASGDIELNDDVFGVEPRADILHRVVTWQLENRRGTARPTRERSDVARTGKKWGRQKGGGTARHGDRGAPIFIGGGKAHGARKRDFEQSLNKKIRALGLKMALSSKAKDGLIVVDSLELKDAKTKALKSHFDKNGWAGKVLVIDGESVNDGFKKAAGNLPGVNVLPAMGANVYDILKHDTLVLTKDAVEKLEGRFNG, from the coding sequence GTGAAGGTGAAGGTCCAGAAAATCGACGGCAAGGCGTCGGGCGACATCGAGCTCAACGACGACGTGTTCGGGGTCGAGCCGCGTGCCGACATCCTGCACCGCGTCGTGACGTGGCAGCTCGAGAACCGCCGCGGCACCGCCCGCCCGACGCGCGAGCGTTCGGACGTTGCCCGCACCGGCAAGAAGTGGGGTCGCCAGAAGGGCGGCGGCACGGCTCGCCATGGCGATCGCGGCGCTCCGATCTTCATCGGCGGCGGCAAGGCTCATGGTGCGCGCAAGCGTGACTTCGAGCAGTCGCTGAACAAGAAGATCCGCGCACTCGGCCTGAAGATGGCCCTGTCGAGCAAGGCGAAGGACGGCCTGATCGTCGTCGACAGCCTCGAGCTCAAGGACGCCAAGACCAAGGCGCTCAAGAGTCACTTCGACAAGAATGGCTGGGCCGGCAAGGTCCTCGTCATCGACGGCGAAAGCGTGAACGACGGCTTCAAGAAGGCCGCCGGCAACCTGCCGGGCGTCAATGTCCTGCCGGCCATGGGCGCGAACGTCTACGACATCCTGAAGCACGACACGCTCGTCCTCACCAAGGACGCGGTCGAGAAGCTGGAGGGCCGTTTCAATGGCTAA
- the rplC gene encoding 50S ribosomal protein L3 — MRTGVIAKKVGMTRLFQEDGRHVPVTVLALEDCQVTAHRTADRDGYFAVQVGSGEAKQKNVNKPQREAFAKAEVPLKMKVAEFRVDTEEGLLPVGARISAEHFIAGQKVDITGHTQGKGFAGAMKRWGFGGLRATHGVSISHRSHGSTGNRQDPGRVFKGKKMAGHMGDRQRTQQNLEIVRTDADRGLLFVKGSVPGAKNGWLLVKDAVKVKHDELPFPGVMYRNREEFEHDEAAPGLVESAAESEVGTEVSPEQQEKLMQQQDAGADAETGAADDNSTTPSVDKDAGENKEG, encoded by the coding sequence ATGCGCACAGGCGTTATCGCAAAGAAAGTCGGGATGACCCGCCTCTTCCAGGAGGACGGTCGGCACGTGCCGGTCACCGTTCTCGCACTGGAAGATTGCCAGGTGACCGCCCACCGTACTGCCGATCGCGATGGTTATTTCGCGGTCCAGGTCGGTTCGGGCGAAGCCAAGCAGAAGAACGTGAACAAGCCGCAGCGTGAAGCCTTTGCCAAGGCCGAGGTTCCGCTGAAGATGAAGGTCGCCGAATTCCGCGTTGACACCGAAGAAGGTCTGCTTCCGGTCGGTGCCCGCATTTCGGCAGAGCACTTCATCGCCGGCCAGAAGGTCGACATCACCGGCCACACCCAGGGTAAGGGCTTTGCCGGCGCCATGAAGCGCTGGGGCTTCGGGGGCCTGCGCGCCACCCATGGTGTATCGATCTCGCACCGTTCGCACGGTTCGACGGGTAACCGCCAGGATCCGGGTCGCGTGTTCAAGGGCAAGAAGATGGCCGGCCACATGGGCGACCGTCAGCGGACCCAGCAGAACCTCGAAATCGTCCGCACGGACGCCGATCGCGGCTTGCTCTTCGTCAAGGGCTCGGTCCCGGGCGCGAAGAACGGCTGGCTGCTCGTCAAAGACGCGGTGAAGGTCAAGCATGACGAACTGCCGTTCCCGGGTGTGATGTATCGCAACCGTGAAGAGTTCGAGCACGACGAAGCCGCTCCCGGCCTGGTCGAGAGCGCGGCCGAGTCCGAAGTCGGCACCGAAGTTTCGCCCGAGCAGCAGGAAAAGCTGATGCAGCAGCAGGATGCTGGTGCGGATGCCGAAACCGGCGCAGCCGATGACAACAGCACCACGCCGAGCGTCGACAAGGACGCCGGCGAGAATAAGGAGGGCTGA
- the rpsJ gene encoding 30S ribosomal protein S10 — translation MEAQNIRIRLKAFDHRVLDQATGEIAETARRTGALIRGPIPMPTRIEKFTVNRGPHIDKKSREQFEVRTYKRLLDIVQPNAQTVDALMKLDLAAGVNVEIKLA, via the coding sequence ATGGAAGCTCAGAATATCCGCATTCGCCTCAAGGCGTTCGACCATCGCGTTCTCGACCAGGCAACTGGCGAAATCGCAGAAACCGCACGTCGTACGGGTGCCCTTATTCGTGGTCCCATTCCCATGCCGACGCGCATCGAGAAGTTCACCGTGAACCGCGGCCCGCACATCGACAAGAAGTCGCGCGAGCAGTTCGAGGTGCGCACCTACAAGCGGCTGCTCGACATCGTGCAGCCCAACGCCCAGACCGTCGACGCGCTGATGAAGCTCGACCTCGCGGCTGGCGTCAATGTCGAGATCAAGCTCGCTTAA